One region of Juglans regia cultivar Chandler chromosome 4, Walnut 2.0, whole genome shotgun sequence genomic DNA includes:
- the LOC109013583 gene encoding leucine-rich repeat receptor protein kinase EMS1-like — translation MAAATLILHFISFLSHHYLVVTTLFLSLIPMLIHSSTLDSDIEVLRTVKHSVDSTSISSDSFLDTWDFRVDPCQSTGRHFLGVLCSFPLDNSPSRIIAIDLDDVGYDGFLTPSIGNLTELTTLNLSKNKFRRTIPESISNLTKLTKLSLSDNCLAGTIPTEITLLKNLEYLDISGNTLSGSIPINISRLRNLSYLHMARNALTGTIPDLTGLWQLETLDLSFNQLYGNLPYFPLRLTTLSLNDNILTGHISPVNMLSNLSRLDLSHNLFSGIIGKEILSFPRLVYLNVSNNQFNAIEAANFSMEERQLQFLDAENNNLHGLLPVNLTTIQNLTAINLARNEFAGPIPREFGNKIEQSWRILYLDNNFLSGDLPPEFITHSKRISGSLANNCLKSCPVHIKLCRGGQRPASECIR, via the coding sequence ATGGCCGCCGCTACATTAATCCTGCATTTCATCTCCTTCCTCAGTCACCATTATCTAGTTGTcaccacattatttttaagtttaattccAATGCTTATTCATTCTTCAACCCTAGACTCCGACATCGAAGTCCTTCGAACCGTGAAGCACTCCGTTGATTCTACGTCTATCTCTTCAGACTCTTTCCTTGATACTTGGGATTTCAGGGTGGATCCCTGCCAAAGTACAGGCCGACACTTCCTCGGAGTCTTATGTAGTTTTCCTCTTGACAATAGTCCCAGCAGGATCATAGCTATTGATCTCGACGATGTTGGATATGATGGGTTTTTGACACCATCGATCGGGAACCTAACTGAGCTCACCACCCTTAATCTGAGCAAGAACAAGTTTCGAAGAACCATACCCGAATCCATCTCCAATCTTACAAAACTCACCAAACTATCTCTCTCCGACAATTGCCTCGCCGGCACCATTCCTACAGAAATCACTTTGCTCAAGAATCTGGAATATCTAGACATATCGGGAAACACTCTTTCTGGCTCAATTCCAATCAATATTTCTAGACTACGAAATCTGAGCTACTTACATATGGCAAGAAACGCACTCACCGGCACAATCCCGGACCTCACCGGATTATGGCAACTAGAAACTCTAGATCTTTCTTTCAATCAGCTTTATGGAAATCTGCCATATTTTCCTCTCAGATTGACAACTCTGTCTCTGAACGATAATATACTTACAGGCCACATTTCTCCGGTTAATATGCTCAGCAACCTTAGTCGGCTAGATCTAAGCCACAACCTCTTTTCAGGTATTATTGGCAAGGAAATTCTTTCATTTCCTAGGTTGGTTTACCTTAACGTTTCAAACAATCAGTTCAATGCAATAGAGGCGGCCAACTTTTCCATGGAAGAGAGACAACTTCAGTTTCTTGATGCAGAAAATAACAATCTTCATGGTCTTCTGCCTGTCAATTTGACCACGATCCAGAACTTAACCGCGATTAATCTAGCACGTAATGAGTTTGCTGGGCCAATACCAAGAGaatttggaaacaaaatagAGCAATCATGGAGAATCCTGTACTTGGATAACAACTTTCTGTCAGGAGATCTTCCACCAGAGTTCATCACTCACTCAAAAAGGATTTCAGGCAGCCTTGCAAATAACTGCCTAAAGTCATGTCCAGTGCACATAAAATTATGCCGTGGAGGGCAAAGGCCTGCTTCAGAATGCATTAGGTAG
- the LOC109013587 gene encoding MDIS1-interacting receptor like kinase 2-like: MSGNNISGSIPLEIGNCIQLHVLDFSLNHIVGAIPKELGKLTSLEKLWLNGNHLSGAIPVEFESLTNLEFLDISSNKLFRSLPRNLGIGFSKLNYLNLSHNNFSEELPILLMSLFHLSKLDLSYNSFTGEIPSESSKMQSLEVLNLSHNHLSGIIPATFEEMHGLLHVDVSFNELHGLIPNNNAFLDAPLEALQDNKGLRKKYRYPHLEQSDKHERGSLFVSSNFNGREMYEEVIRATEAFSDIYCMGKGGYGTTYQAKLSSGEMVAVKKLHQLLDNEKRSQKAFLNEIKALTEIRHRNIVKLHGFCSHARHSFLVYEYLEMGSLARMLVIEEYAKEFDWSKRLNVVKGVAYALSYMHHDCSPPIIHRDIKSNNILLDSQCEAHVSDFGTAKILDLNSSNWTSLAGTYGYIAPELAYTMKVTEKCDVYSFGVLSLEVIMGKYPGDFISSVKSSDPSIEMGIQLKDVLDQCLPFPTPHVKAELIRVVEIAAECLNDIPKSRPTMHMISKVLAAAQAPNCSFQLEPSFE, encoded by the exons ATGAGTGGGAACAACATTAGTGGTAGTATACCACTCGAGATTGGAAACTGCATTCAACTACATGTgcttgatttttctttaaatcatATAGTTGGGGCAATTCCGAAGGAACTAGGAAAGTTGACTTCTCTAGAGAAGTTGTGGTTGAATGGAAATCATCTCTCTGGTGCTATACCTGTAGAATTCGAGTCATTGACCAATCTCGAATTTCTAGACATATCCTCGAACAAATTGTTCAGGTCACTTCCTCGTAATCTTGGGATCGGCTTCTCAAAATTGAACTACTTGAATTTAAGCCATAACAATTTCAGTGAAGAACTTCCTATCTTGCTTATGAGCTTATTTCATCTCTCCAAACTAGATTTAAGCTATAACTCTTTCACTGGAGAGATACCGTCAGAAAGCAGCAAAATGCAAAGCTTGGAGGTGCTCAATCTCTCTCACAATCATCTTTCTGGTATTATTCCGGCTACCTTTGAAGAAATGCATGGCTTGTTGCATGTTGATGTATCCTTCAATGAGTTACACGGCCTCATTCCCAACAACAACGCATTTTTAGATGCTCCCTTGGAAGCCTTGCAAGATAACAAGGGATT aagaaagaaatatcGATATCCCCATTTAGAACAAAGCGACAAGCATGAAAGAGGATCTCTTTTTGTGTCAAGCAATTTCAATGGAAGAGAAATGTATGAAGAGGTCATAAGAGCAACCGAAGCGTTTAGTGACATATATTGCATGGGGAAGGGAGGATATGGAACAACATATCAAGCAAAGTTGTCATCAGGTGAAATGGTAGCTGTGAAGAAACTCCACCAACTACTTGACAATGAGAAAAGATCCCAAAAGGCATTCTTAAATGAGATAAAGGCATTAACAGAAATACGACATCGAAATATTGTCAAACTTCATGGCTTCTGTTCGCATGCTCGACATTCATTTTTGGTTTATGAATATCTAGAAATGGGTAGTTTGGCAAGAATGTTGGTGATTGAAGAATATGCTAAAGAATTTGACTGGAGTAAGAGATTGAATGTTGTCAAAGGTGTGGCTTATGCCTTGTCTTACATGCACCACGATTGCTCACCACCAATAATTCATCGGGATATCAAAAGTAACAATATCTTGTTGGATTCTCAGTGTGAGGCCCATGTTTCAGATTTTGGTACTGCTAAGATTTTGGACCTAAATTCATCCAATTGGACTTCCCTTGCAGGCACATATGGATATATAGCACCAG aACTTGCTTATACAATGAAGGTAACTGAGAAATGTGATGTATATAGCTTTGGTGTGTTGTCATTAGAAGTGATAATGGGAAAGTATCCAGGTGATTTTATCTCCTCAGTTAAGTCATCTGATCCATCAATTGAGATGGGCATTCAACTTAAAGATGTGTTGGACCAATGCCTTCCATTTCCAACACCCCATGTTAAGGCCGAGCTCATAAGAGTCGTAGAGATTGCTGCTGAATGCTTAAATGACATTCCAAAATCCAGGCCGACTATGCACatgatttctaaagtgttaGCAGCGGCCCAAGCCCCAAACTGCAGTTTCCAGCTAGAGCCATCTTTTGAATGA
- the LOC109013588 gene encoding MDIS1-interacting receptor like kinase 2-like — MGRLNSLASLDLSGNCLEGPIPSSLGNLRSLTFLHLSQNQLSGFIPEEIGRLNSLTHLALAENQLQGPIPRSFANLSNLQALHLRDNRLSGPIPQGVGGSMNMASLQLSGNQFTGSLPESICHGGSLQNFSITNNSFRGRVPQNLKTCTSLGRVFLNGNQLTGDISQVFGAYPNLVIIDLSHNHFYGKISSNWGQSLKLGNLRMRGNNISGSIPPEIGNCIQLRVLDFSLNHIVGAIPKELGKLTSLEKLWLNGNHLSGAIPVEFESLTNLEFLDISSNILCKSIPRNLGNSFSKLNHLNLSHNNFSQELPISLMSLFHLSKLDLSYNSLTGEIPSESSRMQSLEVLNLSHNHLSGIIPTTFEEMHGLLHVDISYNELHGLIPNNKAFLDAPLEALQGNKGLCGNVKGLPPCKVHKSKKGHMKAEFIIIFPVLGSLLVLFVFFLVLRILQRRKKYRHPQLEQSDKHEGGSLFVSSTFDGRKMYEEIIRTTEAFNDIYCIGEGGYGRTYKAKLSSGDMVAVKKLHQVLNDEKRSQKAFLNEIKTLTEIRHRNIIKLHCFCSHARHSFLVYEYLEMGSLARMLNSEEDAKELDWSKRLNIVKSVAYALSYMHHDCSPPIIHRDIKSNNILLDSQYVAHVSDFGTAKILELDSSNWTSLAGTYGYIAPEFAYTMKITEKCDVYSFGVLVLEVMIGKYPGDFISSVKSSDPSIEISIQLKDVLDQRLPFPTPQVEAELVRVAKIAIECLNDLSESRPTMHLISKVLVAAQTTASS; from the exons ATGGGCCGCCTAAATTCTCTAGCCAGTCTTGATCTTTCCGGAAACTGTTTAGAAGGTCCCATCCCTAGTTCTTTAGGTAATTTGAGAAGTCTTACTTTTTTGCACCTCTCTCAAAATCAACTTTCTGGCTTCATTCCTGAAGAAATAGGCCGCCTAAATTCTCTAACCCATCTTGCGCTAGCCGAAAACCAACTCCAAGGTCCGATTCCCCGTTCGTTTGCTAATTTGAGCAATTTACAAGCCTTGCATCTTCGTGATAACCGACTTTCCGGTCCCATCCCACAAGGAGTCGGAGGTTCCATGAACATGGCAAGTTTGCAACTTAGCGGAAACCAATTTACCGGCTCCTTGCCCGAAAGTATTTGTCATGGTGGTTCACTTCAGAATTTTTCAATAACCAACAATAGTTTCAGAGGTCGAGTTCCGCAAAACCTAAAAACTTGCACGAGCTTAGGGAGAGTCTTCTTGAATGGAAACCAACTCACTGGAGATATATCTCAAGTCTTTGGTGCCTATCCAAACTTGGTCATCATAGATCTAAGCCACAATCACTTTTATGGCAAGATCTCAAGTAATTGGGGGCAAAGTCTAAAATTAGGGAATCTAAGAATGAGAGGGAACAACATTAGCGGTAGCATACCGCCGGAGATTGGAAACTGCATTCAACTACGTGTgcttgatttttctttaaatcatATAGTTGGGGCAATTCCGAAGGAACTAGGAAAGTTGACTTCTCTAGAGAAGTTGTGGTTGAATGGAAATCATCTCTCTGGTGCTATACCTGTGGAATTCGAGTCATTGACCAATCTCGAATTTCTAGACATATCCTCGAACATATTGTGCAAGTCAATTCCACGTAATCTTGGGAACAGCTTCTCGAAATTGAACCACTTGAATTTAAGCCATAACAATTTTAGTCAAGAACTTCCTATCTCGCTTATGAGCTTATTTCATCTCTCCAAACTAGATTTAAGCTATAACTCTTTAACTGGAGAGATACCGTCAGAAAGCAGCAGAATGCAAAGCTTGGAGGTGCTCAATCTCTCTCACAATCATCTTTCTGGCATTATTCCGACTACCTTTGAAGAAATGCATGGCTTGTTGCATGTTGACATATCTTACAATGAGTTACACGGCCTCATTCCCAACAACAAAGCATTTTTAGATGCTCCCTTGGAAGCCTTGCAAGGTAACAAGGGATTGTGCGGTAACGTTAAAGGGCTGCCCCCATGCAAAGTTCATAAATCAAAAAAGGGCCACATGAAAGCCGAGTTCATAATCATTTTTCCTGTTTTGGGATcacttttggttttgtttgttttcttcctaGTTCTTCGAATTttacaaagaagaaagaaatatcGGCATCCCCAATTAGAACAAAGCGACAAGCATGAAGGAGGATCTCTTTTTGTGTCAAGCACTTTCGATGGAAGAAAAATGTATGAAGAGATCATAAGAACAACGGAAGCGTTCAATGACATATATTGCATTGGGGAGGGAGGATATGGAAGAACATATAAAGCAAAATTGTCATCGGGTGATATGGTAGCTGTGAAGAAACTCCACCAAGTACTTAATGATGAGAAAAGATCCCAAAAGGCATTCTTAAATGAGATAAAGACATTAACTGAAATACGACATCGAAATATCATCAAACTTCATTGCTTCTGTTCGCATGCTAGACATTCATTTTTGGTTTACGAATATCTAGAAATGGGTAGTTTGGCAAGAATGTTGAATAGTGAAGAAGATGCTAAAGAATTGGACTGGAGCAAGAGATTGAATATTGTCAAAAGTGTGGCTTATGCCTTGTCTTACATGCACCATGATTGCTCACCACCAATAATTCATCGGGATATCAAAAGTAACAACATCTTGTTGGATTCTCAATATGTGGCCCATGTTTCAGATTTTGGTACTGCTAAGATTTTGGAGCTAGATTCATCCAATTGGACTTCCCTTGCAGGCACATATGGATATATAGCACCAG aATTTGCTTATACAATGAAGATAACCGAGAAATGTGATGTATACAGCTTTGGTGTGTTGGTATTAGAAGTGATGATAGGAAAGTATCCGGGTGATTTCATCTCCTCAGTTAAGTCATCTGATCCATCAATTGAGATAAGTATTCAGCTGAAAGATGTGTTGGACCAACGCCTTCCATTTCCAACGCCCCAAGTTGAGGCCGAGCTTGTAAGGGTTGCAAAGATTGCTATTGAATGCTTAAATGACCTTTCAGAATCCAGGCCGACTATGCACTTGATTTCTAAAGTATTAGTTGCGGCCCAAACTACAGCCTCCAGCTAG
- the LOC109013585 gene encoding MDIS1-interacting receptor like kinase 2-like, whose translation MEMGSLARMLEIEEYAKEFDWCMRLNITKGVAYALSFINHDCSSPIIHQDIKSNNILLDCQYVAHVSDFGTAKILKLDSSNWTSLAGTYGYIAPELAYTMKITEKCDVYSFGVLAFEVIMENYPGDFIFSIKSSNP comes from the exons ATGGAAATGGGTAGTTTGGCAAGAATGTTGGAGATTGAAGAATATGCTAAAGAATTTGACTGGTGTATGAGATTGAATATTACCAAAGGTGTGGCTTATGCCTTGTCTTTCATTAACCATGATTGCTCATCACCAATAATTCATCAGGATATCAAAAGTAACAACATCTTGTTGGATTGTCAATACGTGGCCCATGTTTCAGATTTCGGCACTGCTAAGATTCTGAAGCTAGATTCATCCAATTGGACTTCCCTTGCAGGCACATACGGATATATAGCACCAG aaCTTGCTTATACAATGAAGATAACCGAGAAATGTGATGTATATAGCTTTGGTGTGTTGGCATTTGAAGTGATAATGGAAAATTATCCTGGTGATTTCATCTTCTCAATTAAGTCATCTAATCCATAA